The Episyrphus balteatus chromosome 4, idEpiBalt1.1, whole genome shotgun sequence genome includes a window with the following:
- the LOC129920165 gene encoding sarcoplasmic calcium-binding protein-like encodes MVPNFQIKAVRQYSKTPMPAYAYDLESDSDSDGETSHRRYKDNKKMPQRGESEFWRRKMRTLHNILDVNRDGVISFDDYSLLAKRFTDVGNLSPEMSAEFFDVMKQTWEEQWGEINPYNLVTAEQFLTELHHKLNDKDLVKKIGRFLPYLFKAVDIDHTGHLNLDQYKLFFRCLGLTDEDAAVSFAVIDRNGDGQLSLNEFVHLGRQYFLSENERKISRMFWGPLIKH; translated from the exons ATGGTTCCAAATTTCCAAATTAAAGCAGTCCGGCAATATTCAAAAACTCCAATGCCAGCTTATGCCTACGATCTTGAATCTGATTCCGACTCAGACGGTGAAACATCCCATAGGCGATATAAAGACAATAAAAAAATGCCACAAAGG ggggAAAGTGAATTCTGGCGCAGAAAGATGCGAACACTCCATAACATTCTAGATGTAAATCGAGATGGTGTGATATCATTTGATGATTACAGTTTACTAGCTAAAAGATTTACTGATGTGGGAAATTTATCACCTGAAATGTCTGCTGAATTTTTCGATGTTATGAAA caaacttGGGAAGAACAATGGGGTGAAATTAATCCCTATAATTTAGTCACCGCCGAACAATTTTTAACTGAACTACATCATAAGCTCAACGATAAAgatttagtcaaaaaaattggACGCTTTCTTCCGTATCTCTTTAAGGCAGTTGATATTGATCATACTGGTCATTTGAATCTAGaccaatacaaattatttttccgtTGCCTCGGACTGACTGATGAGGATGCGGCAGTATCATTCGCTGTGATAGACAGAAACGGTGATGGCCAGCTGTCATTAAATGAATTCGTACATCTTGGACGACAGTATTTTTTAAGCGAAAACGAACGTAAAATATCGAGAATGTTTTGGGGACCATTGATTAAACATTGA